The proteins below are encoded in one region of Silene latifolia isolate original U9 population chromosome 2, ASM4854445v1, whole genome shotgun sequence:
- the LOC141642503 gene encoding uncharacterized protein LOC141642503 — translation MAEDLVLDTAIRDWVLIPLSVVMVLIGILRYFVSKLMLSFQSPDPKILKEGQVVIRARNLRTYANFIPPKSFRARRAYYTNEENGLLHVPKGQGQNPQAQMFSDPNMAMDMMKKNLSMIVPQTLTFAFVNFFFSGFVAAKIPFPLTQRFRAMLQNGIDLSTVDVSYVSSRSWYFLNLFGLRGLFSLILGEENAMDDTQRMMQMGGFGFDPSKNLGAEKDNLDIVQHEWALPKFEQRAEAVLRKLVK, via the exons ATGGCGGAAGATCTAGTCCTTGATACAGCAATTAGAGATTGGGTATTAATCCCATTATCAGTTGTCATGGTTTTGATAGGAATCCTTCGTTACTTCGTCTCTAAGCTCATGCTTTCCTTCCAATCCCCTGATCCTAAAATCCTCAAAGAAGG GCAGGTGGTCATCAGGGCTAGGAATTTGAGGACTTATGCAAATTTCATCCCTCCTAAGTCGTTTCGTGCTCGTCGCGCTTATTATACTAATGAG GAGAATGGGCTTTTGCATGTTCCTAAAGGCCAAGGTCAAAATCCTCAAGCTCAAATGTTCTCTGATCCAAACATGGCCATGGATATGATGAAGAAAAATTTATCAATGATTGTACCTCAG ACACTCACTTTTGCCTTCGTGAACTTCTTCTTTTCTGGATTTGTGGCAG CCAAGATACCATTCCCTCTAACTCAGAGATTTAGGGCAATGCTTCAGAATGGTATCGACTTGAGCACTGTCGATGTGAGTTATGTCAGTAGCCGATCATG GTATTTCCTCAATTTGTTTGGGCTAAGGGGACTGTTCAGCCTGATTCTCGGGGAGGAAAATG CTATGGATGACACACAGCGCATGATGCAAATGGGTGGATTTGGTTTCGATCCATCAAAG AACTTGGGTGCTGAGAAAGACAACCTCGACATCGTTCAGCATGAATGGGCACTCCCAAAATTTGAGCAGCGAGCTGAAGCAGTGTTGAGGAAACTTGTCAAGTGA